TCAGCATCTCCGCAGGTGTGATGAAAGTGCCGGCGATCTCCGTTGTGTGTTCCCAACTCGGGGCACCAGCTTGAATCCAGTTTCGGATGGTGTGGATCGCCGCGGGTGGGAGTGGAGGTTGTCCGAGGGGCATGCGTCTGATAGGGTCTTTTTCGAGGAGCCGTGTATAGAGTGTAGAGTCAATCGGTTGCCCTGGAATGACAGCTCCAGTTTCGAGGAGCACCGTGTGCTCAATGATGATTTCCTCAGTAAATGCGCCGTGTTCCCCGTGGCAGTTCAGGCAGTTTTGTTCAAAAATCGCATACGCCTCTTGGGCGAGATTTTCTTGGGCGTTAACGTTTTGATAAATACTTACGCTGAATATCAGCAGATAACCGATGAGAATAAAATGTTTCCGGTCTTTCATAAACGCTCCTGTTAAGTGAGAGGATCAATTAGCGGTTGGTTTTTTATGTATTAGATGATAGCATAAGATGGAGTGAAGCGCAACAATCTTTGGCTAAAAAGATTCCTTGAAAAAAACGGTTAGACGTGGCATACTAAAAGGCACAAAATCTATCGAAATTTCTTTCGTTAAAGGAGAATGAAACAGTGATTGAATTCGTAGGAGAAACTTTTGAGAGCGTTGAAGACATTCAAAAACGCTTCGAGTTGATTCGGGATACCGCGCCCCTGAAAGAACCCCTACAGGGCACAGAGCATAAGATGGTCATGAAACTGCTTCAGATGCACCCGCGCTACAAAGAGAAGATCGGACCCGGCATCAGTGTCCTGATGGTTGACTATCATCCTGACTTCAAGACAACGCGCGTCTTCACTATCGTCCGCATCGATAAACTCACAGAGGATTTCAGTTTTCAGAAGCCGTGGCGGAAACTACAAGCAGCGTTAGCAATGCTCGGAACTAACCAGCAACCCGACGACACCAAAAAGTCCCCCGTGAACGCCCCTGCGCCAGAACAGCAACAGAACACACTCTCTGCTGAAAAAGCAGCGTGGATTGCAAAGCTTGAATCTCGGGTAACTGCTGCAGAAAATGCATTGTCAGGTATACGCAAAGTCATCGCAGAATTCAAAGAGTAAGCACCCGCGCCTTAAACGATATTGATGACCGAAAAAATGCGAATTGACTGTCAGAGCCACATATTTCCAAACGCCTATATCGAAATCCTGGGGCAGAACCCGCACCCTCCGCAAGTCATCCGCCGCGGCAGTGAGGCTGTTGTTACGTACGGCGATGTCCAGACCTTTCGCTTACAAGACGAAGCCTACGATCCGAAACGTAAACTCAAGGATATGGACGCAGCAGAAGTCGATATGGCACTCCTCAGCACCAATATCCCCCCACCGTGCATGCTCGCGCCTGAATTAGGAAGCAAAGGCGCGCAAGCAATTAACAATGCCATCGTCGAACTCGTGGAGGCATATCCACAGCGGTTCGTAGGATTGGCATGCCTTCCGTGGCAAAATCCAGATGAAGCCATAACAGAAATGGATCGCGTCAAACAACTCGGATTCCGCGGGATAATGCTCTATTCCCATATCGGTGGGAAACCGGTTGACGCACCAGAATTTGAACCCGTCTATGCACACGCTGAAACACTACGGATGCCGATTGTGATGCATCCGACCGTTCCGACGTGGGGTGAGGCGATCAAAGACCACTGGATGATTGGTATGATGGGGTTACAGGTGGATAACAGCTTTGCCCTGTTACGACTAATTCTGAGTGGGATTCTCGAACGTCACCCGGATTTGCAAATCGTGATGCCGCATGTTGGCGGTGTTCTACCCTATATGAGCGGCAGGATTGATCATCAGACAGAGGTACTCGGCAGAGCCAGAGAAAATATAACACAACCACCGAGTGCGTATCTGCGACGTATCTATTTGGATACCGTGTCGCCATCGGTAGAATCATTACAGTACGCTTATCAGTATTCGGGGGCAGAGCGGCTGCTATTTGGAACAGACCATCCGTGGGTAGATATGCCACGATTTGTCGGTTTGATTGAGGCGATGCCCATCCCTGAAGCAGATAAAGCACGAATTTTTAGTGAAAACGCCATAAAGTTGTTCGATTTATAGTCCAGGCACCCTTTGACACGACGGGCAATAATGCCCTTCGCATGAATCAACGGTATTCATGCCTTAATGGCATGAACCGGGGCGAGTACGCCGCAGAATTGCCCTACTACAAACGCGTCCCTTTTTAAGCCGTAGGTGTATACATAAATTGTGAGTTTTACGATAAAAAAAAGAGGGTTTACTGTATGTCTCACGAATTGACTGATGCCGAAAAGTTTTTCTTTGAAAATAATGGCTATCTCGTCTTGGAAGATTTTTTTACCCCTTCACACGTCTCCATACTCAGGAGTGCCCTTGCTGAGGTGATTGAAAAACGGCGGGAATGTGAGGAGAAAGGGGTAACCGAAACCGGTATGACCCACATCCACGGTGAAAGAAGCACCCGTATTTTCTATATCCTCGGCGATCATCCGGCGTTCTTGGAACTTCTTGATTGGGAGCCTATTCTGCCTTATGTTACGGGTTTGCTCAATAAGATGCCCCACCACCACGCTTCGGATGCCATCGTTGAACACGCTTCGGATTTAAAGGAACGTCCGATGGGATGGCACATCGACGGACACGACGAAGGCTATCGAAACCTACGTCCAATTCCGTTTCTGCAGCTCAAAATCGGCTATTATCTGACCGACATGACAGAAGGTGGACAAGGGAATTTGTGGCTTATACCGGGGAGCCACACAGCGATGTACGATCCGAGCCATGAAGACCTCAGGTATCCGTATGAGTATCCGGGTGCACTGGAGGTGTGTGCGCCACCGGGGAGTGCTATTCTATTCCATAATGCCGTCTGGCATTCTGCGGGTATCTTTACCAAATCAGACGGATGCCGGGAAATGCTCTATTATGCCTACGAGCATCCGTGGATGATCGCTTCGCAAGAACATTGGGGCTATTCTAAACATTTCTATAACGAGCAACTTTCACCCGAACAGCGGAAGTTTTTCCACGGGTTTGTCTTTGATCCGCCAGAACAACGGTGGGGATAGGCACAACGCAAGGAGGACGCAATCATGCGTTTAACCGAATCTCAAGTTTCGTTCTTTCACGACAACGGATACCTACTGCTTGAAGATGCGCTTGATGAAACCGATCTGGGTCCCGTTATTGGCGAATACAGCCGAATCATCGCAGAACGCGCCGAGAAATTGCATACAGACGGAAAGGTTAGCGATACACACACTGATAAACCGTTTACGGAACGGCTGCTTCATCTTGCGAATGAGGCACAAGAAGTAACGGCAAGCCTTGATATTATGCAAGCGCGTGGTGAGGCGACCTTTAACTTTCTGAAGAACCCGAAAATCCTTGACATCGCAGAATCCTTTGTCGGTTCCGAGGTTATCTGCAATCCGATCCAACATATCCGTGCTGTTTTGCCAATAAAGAGCTCACAGCGGGGACCCACACCTTGGCATCAGGACGCAGGTGTATGCTGGCCCGATACGGACCCGTACTTTATGCTAACGGTTTGGATTCCGATTGTGGACGCGACGTTGGAAAACGGGTGTCTGCAAGTGCTGCCGGGGAGTCATAAGATGGGGCTTTTCAAGCACGATTGGACATCAGGTGGATTGGCGGTTCTACCGGAAAATCAACCTGCTGACCTTACGCCCAAGCCGCTACCAATCCGCGCAGGCGGTGTTATCTTATTCCACAACTACACGCTTCATAGTGCGAAACCGAACGAGTCAGACAGCATCCGATGGAGTTTCGACCTCCGTTATCACGATGTCTATCAACCGACAGGAAGACCTTTCTACCCTGCATTTCTTATGCGGAGTCGTTTGCGTCCCGAAGCGGGTAACACAGAATATAAGACGTGGTGTGAACGGTGGGAATTTGCGTTAGAGAATTCAAAAGGTGCACAAGCGTATCGGTGGCCCCGATAGCGGAAGGAGAAAAGATTGCTTGAGATTTCAGACCTGCCGACGATCAATGCGACGCTAAACACAATCAGCGGCCTCCTGCTGACAATAGGGTATGTGCAAATCCGCCAACGGAAGATTACAGCACATAAAAATTGCATGCTGGCAGCTTTTGGCGTATCTGTACTTTTCTTGATATGCTATGTCATTTATCACTATCACGCAGGATCGAAGCCGTTTACAAAACAGGGATGGATCCGTCCCGTCTACTTTACCATCCTGATTTCTCATATTATCTTGGCGTTTGTGATAGTGCCGTTGGCGTTACGGACGCTCTATTTGGCGTGGCGTGAACGGTTTGATGCACACCGTCGTATCGCGAAGATTACCTTTCCGATCTGGTTGTATGTCTCGATAACAGGCGTGCTTATCTATCTGATGTTGTATCAATTGTAAGGCAGAGGACATCTGCCCATTTCATTTTTTATTAACCAAAGGGACGGAATCCGCGCAACATCAAGCCTCGATCACTATTAGATTTCTTCGCTTCCTCAGCTGCATCGGCACGCTTCTCGGCTTCTGCCCGGTTTGTTGTCGTTGTCCCACCGATGACTACAAAGTCGTCTGTTCGACGGTAACGGTTAATGAAAACCGGACGCGGTTTGTCGGACATATTTTGTTTGGAGCCGTGTATAGTCTTAACGTTAAAGAAGATAGAATCACCGGCTTTACCAGAAATAGGGAGCGCGCTTTCCCAGGGCCACTCATCTTCCTCCAGACCGAGGTGCGAGAACGTATCAATATGTTTGAGCTGCCCGAGTTGATGCGAACCCGGCACGACGTGTAACGCACCATTTACCAAATCCGTATCTACAACATAGTTCAGAATGCCGACGGGACCTTGATAGCGATGTTCAAAGTAGGCAGAATCCTGATGTAGATGCTTCGGGTGTCCGCCAACCGGTTCCTTATAGAGACATTGTCCGTTACCAAATATTTCTACATTCGGTCCCAAGATTGCCTCAACGATATTGGCTGTGGTTTCATCGAAAGAGGATTGGAAGAACGCTGCGCTCGTCTGATAGTTCACCGCCAACACCATAATCTGTTTGTCGCGTTCATAGCCTTCTGGTGCTGGTAGGAATAGCGTGCCATTCGGTGTACGCCACCCTTCAACAATCTGTTCTGCTTGGTCAAGTAAGGATATGGATTCCGCAGCAGCAGCCTCGATATCTTGATGAATTGCTTTAATATAGGGTTTCATTAACCCGCGGACGACAAGGCATCCGTGTTCCTCAAAGATGTCGGCGGCTTTTTGGGCATCCAACGCCTCTATGGACATCTCAATATCTTCAACCGTTACTTTTGATTCCTGATTCACGAAATACTCTCCTTAAATTTATGTTTTACTAAACTGCCGCTGGATCAACAGCCACAATTCCTTCTGGGGCGTAGCGGGTAAAGTCTTGTGTGTTGAAAGTTAGGATGTGTGTTACGTCATGGATAAGCATTTCGGCAACCAATCGCGCATCGTGGACCTGAACACCTAAAACGCTATAATTCACGACGAGCCTTTTCCATTCGGGATATGTAGCAGACGAATCCGGCAACAACGGGAAAAGTCGTTCAAGACGCTGCAATATCTGACCTGTTTCAAACGCTGTGTGTCCAAAACCGTTTCGATCAGTGGGTCGAGTTGAAGCGTTCCAAAATTCCGCGAAATTTTGTGATGTCGCCCGCAGTTGATGACCATTTGCCCGTAATTTATCAATGGATGCTTGAATCCTTAGATAACTTGCGTCAGTAGGATCCACAAACCGCAACAAAATATTGGTATCTATCAGATAAATCATGTCTATAAATGGTCTTCGTATATACCTTCACGGCTCACAGCATAGTCGGATAATGGCTTGGCATCAGGCTTGGCAAATTTCCTCACTAAGGCATCCCATTCTTCTAATGCTGCTTTAAATTCCTCATAGGGTAATTGTGGATTGTCATTCATTGATATATCCACTATATCGTCTATATCATCAGGGACTTCAAAAAACAAACGTTCACCTGGGCAGATATGAACTGTAACTGTCATCGGTTTCACTTCCTCTTCATCATGAATTTGTGTCTGTTGCTGTTTTCTCATTTTGCTCCTTTTCGTATACTTCCTGCTCTCGCTTGCTGACGACAACATCGACCTCCCGCAAAGTTTTTTCTTGAGTTTCTTTTGGCAAATGTTTTATTCGATTTTCCAACGAGTTAGTAAACTCCTGTCGGCGATGTTCAGATAGTGGTTCCGTGAGAATTATTGGTTTTCGCGAGCCAGTAACAATACGATGTAAGTCTTCTTGTATCTTTTTAATATTTTTTGCCATCTCATAAAGTGGTGGTGTGCCAAACTGTGAAAAGCCTTCAAATTCGCCAAAATCAAGACGAAAAGCACGTTTATGTTCATGGTTTGCTGAATCTTTATACATAACTGTGATTTCAAGTGCTGCTTTTCTTAATTCATTCAATTTCCCTTTCCCCAATACAATCACTAGAAGCTGCTCAATTTTCCGTCCTGGTTCAAAGTAGGCGATTCCATTCCTAAGGACACCAATCTTCTCAAGCGGTATATCTAGAGCAGACACAGAAGAAGGGTTTGTAGCGAACTGTAGACTACGAGCTGCTCCCGTTCCTATATTCTCTATGCATAACATAACCGCATTAACGTGTGCCTCATGCGGACGGACGGAGATCGCAATTTCAGGTGTGTCAGAGGCTTTTAGTAATCGACGCGTTAAATAGGCATAATAGCCTGTGATACCGACAAGTACAACAGTGACAATCCCTATTATAGACCCGTCATTTGCATTTAGCCAATCTATGACTGCCATAGATTTCTCCTTAGAGACACTTACTCTTTTTCGCCCCACGGAGGTCGTCTACCCGTTAATTCTTCGAGATAACGTGCCGTTCGGTTTACCTCTGCT
This region of Candidatus Poribacteria bacterium genomic DNA includes:
- a CDS encoding DCL family protein — its product is MIEFVGETFESVEDIQKRFELIRDTAPLKEPLQGTEHKMVMKLLQMHPRYKEKIGPGISVLMVDYHPDFKTTRVFTIVRIDKLTEDFSFQKPWRKLQAALAMLGTNQQPDDTKKSPVNAPAPEQQQNTLSAEKAAWIAKLESRVTAAENALSGIRKVIAEFKE
- a CDS encoding phytanoyl-CoA dioxygenase family protein, with amino-acid sequence MRLTESQVSFFHDNGYLLLEDALDETDLGPVIGEYSRIIAERAEKLHTDGKVSDTHTDKPFTERLLHLANEAQEVTASLDIMQARGEATFNFLKNPKILDIAESFVGSEVICNPIQHIRAVLPIKSSQRGPTPWHQDAGVCWPDTDPYFMLTVWIPIVDATLENGCLQVLPGSHKMGLFKHDWTSGGLAVLPENQPADLTPKPLPIRAGGVILFHNYTLHSAKPNESDSIRWSFDLRYHDVYQPTGRPFYPAFLMRSRLRPEAGNTEYKTWCERWEFALENSKGAQAYRWPR
- a CDS encoding type II toxin-antitoxin system VapC family toxin; the protein is MIYLIDTNILLRFVDPTDASYLRIQASIDKLRANGHQLRATSQNFAEFWNASTRPTDRNGFGHTAFETGQILQRLERLFPLLPDSSATYPEWKRLVVNYSVLGVQVHDARLVAEMLIHDVTHILTFNTQDFTRYAPEGIVAVDPAAV
- a CDS encoding phytanoyl-CoA dioxygenase family protein, which gives rise to MNQESKVTVEDIEMSIEALDAQKAADIFEEHGCLVVRGLMKPYIKAIHQDIEAAAAESISLLDQAEQIVEGWRTPNGTLFLPAPEGYERDKQIMVLAVNYQTSAAFFQSSFDETTANIVEAILGPNVEIFGNGQCLYKEPVGGHPKHLHQDSAYFEHRYQGPVGILNYVVDTDLVNGALHVVPGSHQLGQLKHIDTFSHLGLEEDEWPWESALPISGKAGDSIFFNVKTIHGSKQNMSDKPRPVFINRYRRTDDFVVIGGTTTTNRAEAEKRADAAEEAKKSNSDRGLMLRGFRPFG
- a CDS encoding amidohydrolase family protein; translated protein: MRIDCQSHIFPNAYIEILGQNPHPPQVIRRGSEAVVTYGDVQTFRLQDEAYDPKRKLKDMDAAEVDMALLSTNIPPPCMLAPELGSKGAQAINNAIVELVEAYPQRFVGLACLPWQNPDEAITEMDRVKQLGFRGIMLYSHIGGKPVDAPEFEPVYAHAETLRMPIVMHPTVPTWGEAIKDHWMIGMMGLQVDNSFALLRLILSGILERHPDLQIVMPHVGGVLPYMSGRIDHQTEVLGRARENITQPPSAYLRRIYLDTVSPSVESLQYAYQYSGAERLLFGTDHPWVDMPRFVGLIEAMPIPEADKARIFSENAIKLFDL
- a CDS encoding DUF420 domain-containing protein, which encodes MLEISDLPTINATLNTISGLLLTIGYVQIRQRKITAHKNCMLAAFGVSVLFLICYVIYHYHAGSKPFTKQGWIRPVYFTILISHIILAFVIVPLALRTLYLAWRERFDAHRRIAKITFPIWLYVSITGVLIYLMLYQL
- a CDS encoding phytanoyl-CoA dioxygenase family protein encodes the protein MSHELTDAEKFFFENNGYLVLEDFFTPSHVSILRSALAEVIEKRRECEEKGVTETGMTHIHGERSTRIFYILGDHPAFLELLDWEPILPYVTGLLNKMPHHHASDAIVEHASDLKERPMGWHIDGHDEGYRNLRPIPFLQLKIGYYLTDMTEGGQGNLWLIPGSHTAMYDPSHEDLRYPYEYPGALEVCAPPGSAILFHNAVWHSAGIFTKSDGCREMLYYAYEHPWMIASQEHWGYSKHFYNEQLSPEQRKFFHGFVFDPPEQRWG